In Luteipulveratus mongoliensis, the DNA window AATGAGGTCATGGATGCGATAGCGGCCGGGACCGGCGACGTCCAGGAGGCTGACGTCGACCAGACGCTCCAGGCCCTCCTGGACGGCCGACGCAGGCGAGCCCGACATGCAGACCATGGCTTCGGTCGACAGGAACGGCGCCGGCAGAATCCCCGCGAGCAGGAGCAGTCGTACGGCGAGGGCATCGGCCGGGTCGTCGCCGTGCTCCAGCTGTTCGATCGAGACGGCCAAGGTGCTGCGTACGGCCAGGTCACCGGAGCGCAGCTCGCTCAGCCTGCTGCTGGTGGACCCGAGGCGTTCGGCCATGTGGTCGAGTGGCCACGACGGCCGCGCCGCGAGCCGTGCTCCGATGATCCGCAGCGCCAGGGGCAGGCCACCGCAGCGGCAGGACAGCTCAGCGGCGGCATCGAGGTCGTCGGCCAGGCGCTCGGGCCCGATCAGCTGACCGAGCAGCTCGACCGATGCCTCGCCCGACAGCACATCGAGCGGCAGGTGCTGGATGCCGAGACGGCCATCGAGAGCGCGCCGACTCGTGAGCAGCACAGCGCAACCTGCTGACCCGGGAACGAGCGGCTCGACCTGCGCGACGTCGGCCGCGTTGTCCAGGACCAGGAGCAGGCGGAGGTCGGAAGTGATCGATCGATAGAACGCCGCCGCATGATCGAGATCGAGCGGGATGTCGTCGACGCCGACCCCGAGCGAGGTCAGCAGGAAGGTCAGCGCCAGATGGCTGGTGACCGGCGAGTCGAGGTCGTGCCCCTTGAGGTCGACGAACAGCTGACCGTCCGGGTAGTGCTCGGCCAGCGCAGCAGCGGCCTCGAGCGCGAGCGCGGTCTTGCCGACACCGCCCATACCGACGATCGCCAGAGCCTGTGGCGTACGTCGTTCGGTCGGGTCCCCGAGCCGCTGCACGATCTCGGCGAGCTCGCCGCCGCGACCGAACAAGGCCGGCGGCCGGGCCGGGAGCTGACGTGGGACGTTGGCATCGGTCGTACGGGGCGCCGATCGTGACTGCGCCGCGGCGTCGACCAGCTCGGCCTCGTCGGTCGCAGACAGGTCAAGGCCGGTCACGAGAAGCCCGATGGTGTCACTGCGCGGACGGCGTCGCTGCCCACGCTCCAGCGCGCTGATGCCCTCGACACTCAGGCCGGAGCGGTCGGCGAGCTCTTCCTGCGTCAGCCCCGCCGCCTTGCGCAACCGTCGAAGGTTTGTCGCGAAGTCCCTGCTCACGGCACCCCCAAAGATCCGTGCATCAGCCTGCGTTGTTCAACGTACTGTCCTCTGACGTCGTGTGGCGTTGTGCGGGTCCGTTGTCCGGGTTGTCCGTGGTGCGCACCCGGGCCGGGTCGAGATGGTGAAGCCGTGGCTCACCGCCACCGGTCGCCGAAATCGTGCGGCCGTCCGTCACTCGGAGAGGACCGACATCATGCAGGCCACCACTCCCCGCACCCTTCTCAGCATCACCGCCGGTGCCGCCATCGTGTGCTCGACGCTCGCCGCGGCACCGTCCCCGGCGTCCGCGAACGAGCTGAATGAGCCGACCGCCAAGATCGCGATGGCCTCAGCCGGCAGCAAGGTCGTCTCGATCGCGAAGGGCCAGGTCGGCTACAAGGAGTCCGGCAACAACTGCACGAAGTACAGCAGCCAGTGCGTCTCCTGGTGCGCGTTGTTCGCCACCTGGGTCTGGAACAAGGCCGGGATCAAGATTCCGCGGTACGCCTTCACCGGCGACCTCTACAACTGGGGCAAGTCCAAGGGCCGCTCGCACTGGGTCAAGGGCAAGCCGCTGGGCAAGGTCAACGCCGGCGACCTCGTCCTCTACGGCTCCGGCCCGTCCTCGCCCAGCA includes these proteins:
- a CDS encoding helix-turn-helix domain-containing protein; translated protein: MSRDFATNLRRLRKAAGLTQEELADRSGLSVEGISALERGQRRRPRSDTIGLLVTGLDLSATDEAELVDAAAQSRSAPRTTDANVPRQLPARPPALFGRGGELAEIVQRLGDPTERRTPQALAIVGMGGVGKTALALEAAAALAEHYPDGQLFVDLKGHDLDSPVTSHLALTFLLTSLGVGVDDIPLDLDHAAAFYRSITSDLRLLLVLDNAADVAQVEPLVPGSAGCAVLLTSRRALDGRLGIQHLPLDVLSGEASVELLGQLIGPERLADDLDAAAELSCRCGGLPLALRIIGARLAARPSWPLDHMAERLGSTSSRLSELRSGDLAVRSTLAVSIEQLEHGDDPADALAVRLLLLAGILPAPFLSTEAMVCMSGSPASAVQEGLERLVDVSLLDVAGPGRYRIHDLIQAVASERAAQQLTESERRATLLRLLEMYAAVAWRTRPISRATPQGIDEAEMVAASGSLVDQAECIEFIVEEADQILALARALVSYGPAAGALVSRLALGMITYFVTLAETAGWPELLELALEHVPTEAVQDRVWLHQDLVMAYSARAEHERALIEAYRALELAGEISDPSAEAIACVAAAIPLGRMRRTQEAIAMCRRGIELGTAADDERAVAMASRDLGLLLAEEGDLETGIAAERRALAYYRRLHEPRGVAMALVNLGAMLRDHGELPEARQHLEDCVEVSRSINDRALETEALDELGYWHVLAGSPQAGLTVLNDGLALVDESGPGQQEPSLRRRIGVALARMGRRDEAKAHWMAAVRIHERRGEWREAAEIRELCEDDQQVTIGGS
- a CDS encoding CHAP domain-containing protein, translated to MQATTPRTLLSITAGAAIVCSTLAAAPSPASANELNEPTAKIAMASAGSKVVSIAKGQVGYKESGNNCTKYSSQCVSWCALFATWVWNKAGIKIPRYAFTGDLYNWGKSKGRSHWVKGKPLGKVNAGDLVLYGSGPSSPSTSTHVDIVVGVYKDHLKVIGGNVSNKVTMRNVPRKNIYAWVDAR